In Microvenator marinus, one genomic interval encodes:
- a CDS encoding roadblock/LC7 domain-containing protein, whose translation MFKQKLTRVVNNIDGAIGCMLIGFDGIAIDSVFREAEVPQLSAISVELSNMLDKFRRLQVYDVGDVNEVSITTGNITTLARVIADEYLLVLALDKDADVGRGQTMLRLISPFVEREMV comes from the coding sequence ATGTTTAAGCAGAAATTGACCCGTGTGGTGAATAACATCGACGGCGCGATCGGATGCATGCTGATAGGCTTTGATGGAATCGCCATCGACAGCGTGTTCCGGGAGGCGGAGGTGCCACAGTTGAGCGCCATTTCAGTTGAGCTCAGCAATATGCTGGACAAGTTTCGCCGGCTTCAGGTCTACGACGTGGGCGACGTAAACGAGGTCAGCATCACGACTGGAAATATCACCACTTTGGCCCGCGTCATCGCGGATGAATACTTGCTGGTTTTGGCCTTGGACAAGGATGCGGACGTGGGCCGCGGACAAACGATGCTTCGGCTCATTTCTCCCTTCGTCGAACGCGAAATGGTGTGA
- the efp gene encoding elongation factor P, giving the protein MYSTSDFRKNLKIEIDGEPYVILEAVHVKPGKGVAFVKTKYKSLISGRTLEQNFRSGDKVNVPNLEARTMTYLYKDGDMFVFMDQNNYEQLQLEEGAVETVLDYLKDNLEVEVLFFNNRAINVEPPVFVELYVTQTDPGVKGDTAQGGSKPATLETGAVITVPLYLQEGELIKVDTRTGSYVERVNK; this is encoded by the coding sequence ATGTATAGCACTTCAGATTTTCGTAAGAACCTCAAGATTGAAATTGACGGCGAGCCCTATGTGATTTTGGAAGCCGTCCACGTCAAGCCCGGCAAGGGCGTGGCGTTCGTAAAGACCAAGTACAAGAGCTTGATTTCGGGTCGCACCCTCGAGCAGAACTTCCGCTCGGGCGACAAGGTCAACGTGCCAAATCTCGAGGCACGCACCATGACCTATCTCTACAAAGACGGCGATATGTTCGTCTTTATGGACCAGAACAACTACGAGCAGCTTCAGCTTGAAGAGGGCGCCGTGGAAACCGTACTGGACTATTTGAAGGATAACCTCGAGGTTGAGGTGTTGTTCTTCAACAACCGCGCGATCAACGTGGAGCCACCTGTATTTGTAGAGCTCTACGTGACTCAGACCGATCCTGGTGTCAAAGGGGACACGGCTCAGGGCGGCTCAAAACCGGCTACTTTGGAGACGGGCGCCGTGATCACGGTGCCGCTCTACCTCCAAGAAGGCGAGTTAATTAAAGTAGATACACGTACGGGATCGTATGTGGAGCGCGTCAACAAATAA
- a CDS encoding tetratricopeptide repeat protein: MAVNRDKLLDSAQKHVRKGSWDRAIKDYQQILEAEPDDVRTRLKVADLLVKVNRYEEALTEYLQVAYHYASDDIYDKAVAVYKQALRIAPNDPRLHRDLGEAYYRYGRLKDALRAFHQAQKIFRENNDAIAQRDVLERMVAIDPEDIGLQIQIAERYEKDGERANSLMYFRRASEHLLEEGRLDEYTQVAERIVFLEPADYRLRKHIVRLYLDRENNKHALKHLQILFKDMPNDVETLDMLGLAFGRLGQNDKAVLVYLEAAKAQRRQGQEQLAHETFRKILKLDPNHPEALQVVGRPKQDSSPQLADTGNLGQNAPPTQDALDGVEFLDDDEWEDNTMQGETFQEEDTKKGVDFFEFAAHELGDTGSDILHRIDDRPGTGIGQRRTEAVSDIADVQDLVEVHIEATEDIGGNDVRQIITESEVFLKYRLFDRADEVLTKAVRMAPDSVGVREQLHRLRAMQGEMEAAANELFQLARITRTTPSRAADYLRRAREFVSEAVVHQHATHLGIALTGEQPVRVEELSPDFIDEVSEGIEEVSEGFEYMPAGDTSVEFLSPDDDDEVDTDEALSGNSAVEDSEEIIYTLDDLDAEDILEEMDDMADELSIENADEFDIGDVENMDFDEAQLGAIESSEVDDPFEFALSGADADAMFDQLFSEATAVASKAVPKKVAPKDIGDLRDVDLLLDQGMVSEAEDALEKFSENSPNHPGAPARLARIRELKSSNSNPFGAKSLSGKFNPDYSQLSVARLGALEPESMNTNLELGISYLDMGMWDDAIEEFRQALDDPQAAPAAMLHMATCELRRGDAAASENLLKMLLTRTDVPNEIENKANEALAAIARQP; encoded by the coding sequence TTGGCTGTCAACCGCGACAAACTCTTGGATTCCGCGCAGAAGCACGTCCGTAAGGGGAGCTGGGACCGTGCGATTAAGGACTATCAGCAGATTCTTGAAGCTGAGCCTGATGATGTGCGTACTCGCCTGAAAGTGGCTGACCTTTTGGTGAAGGTAAACCGCTACGAGGAGGCTCTAACTGAGTACCTCCAAGTGGCCTATCACTATGCCTCGGACGACATTTACGACAAGGCCGTAGCTGTCTACAAACAGGCACTTCGAATCGCGCCAAACGACCCGCGGCTCCATCGCGACTTGGGTGAGGCGTATTATCGCTACGGGCGTCTTAAAGACGCATTGCGTGCGTTCCATCAGGCGCAGAAGATCTTCCGTGAAAATAACGATGCGATCGCGCAACGAGACGTTCTTGAGCGCATGGTTGCTATCGATCCTGAAGACATCGGCCTTCAGATTCAGATCGCCGAGCGCTACGAGAAGGACGGAGAGCGCGCCAATTCCCTGATGTATTTCAGGCGCGCGTCCGAGCACCTTTTGGAAGAGGGCCGGCTCGATGAGTACACTCAGGTGGCTGAGCGTATTGTGTTCCTTGAGCCTGCTGATTATCGGCTTCGAAAGCATATCGTGCGCCTTTACTTAGATCGCGAGAACAACAAGCACGCGCTCAAGCACCTGCAGATTCTCTTCAAGGATATGCCGAACGATGTTGAGACGCTGGACATGTTGGGCCTTGCGTTCGGGCGCCTTGGCCAGAATGACAAGGCGGTCTTGGTCTACCTTGAGGCCGCGAAGGCACAGCGCCGACAGGGCCAAGAGCAGCTCGCACACGAGACCTTCCGCAAGATTCTGAAGCTCGATCCAAACCATCCAGAAGCCCTTCAGGTGGTGGGTCGTCCGAAACAAGATTCGTCGCCGCAGCTGGCGGATACCGGCAATCTTGGCCAGAACGCACCTCCGACGCAGGACGCGCTCGATGGCGTAGAATTCTTGGATGATGACGAGTGGGAAGACAACACCATGCAAGGTGAGACTTTCCAGGAAGAGGACACCAAGAAGGGTGTGGATTTCTTTGAGTTTGCCGCGCATGAATTGGGCGACACGGGCTCAGATATTCTCCACCGAATCGACGACCGCCCAGGCACGGGCATTGGTCAGCGTCGCACCGAGGCCGTGTCAGATATCGCGGATGTACAGGACTTGGTGGAAGTTCATATCGAGGCCACTGAGGATATCGGCGGGAACGACGTTCGCCAGATCATTACTGAGTCCGAAGTTTTCTTGAAGTATCGGCTCTTTGATCGCGCGGACGAGGTCTTGACCAAAGCCGTTCGAATGGCACCGGATAGTGTGGGAGTACGCGAGCAATTGCACCGCCTCCGAGCGATGCAAGGAGAGATGGAGGCGGCGGCCAACGAGCTCTTCCAGCTCGCCCGGATTACCCGCACGACGCCTTCGCGCGCGGCTGACTATTTGCGCCGCGCCCGAGAGTTCGTGTCGGAAGCCGTGGTTCACCAACATGCGACCCATTTGGGCATCGCTCTGACGGGTGAGCAACCGGTTCGGGTTGAGGAGCTGAGTCCGGACTTCATCGACGAAGTCAGCGAAGGTATCGAGGAAGTGTCCGAGGGCTTTGAGTACATGCCCGCGGGAGATACTTCCGTGGAATTCCTCTCTCCGGACGATGACGACGAAGTCGACACGGATGAGGCGTTGTCTGGAAACTCGGCCGTGGAAGACTCGGAAGAGATTATCTACACGCTCGATGACTTGGATGCTGAGGATATCCTTGAAGAAATGGACGATATGGCCGACGAACTCAGCATTGAGAATGCGGACGAGTTTGATATCGGTGATGTAGAGAATATGGACTTTGATGAAGCCCAACTTGGTGCCATCGAGTCTTCTGAAGTGGATGACCCTTTCGAGTTCGCGCTCTCGGGTGCGGATGCGGACGCGATGTTCGACCAGCTCTTCTCAGAGGCCACGGCGGTGGCATCGAAGGCCGTGCCTAAGAAGGTAGCCCCTAAGGACATAGGCGATTTGAGAGACGTGGATCTTCTGCTCGACCAGGGCATGGTAAGCGAGGCCGAGGATGCATTGGAGAAGTTCAGCGAGAACTCACCGAATCATCCTGGGGCCCCGGCACGATTGGCTCGAATCCGTGAGCTCAAGTCTTCGAACTCCAATCCGTTTGGTGCCAAGAGCCTGTCGGGCAAGTTCAATCCTGATTATTCGCAGCTCTCGGTGGCGCGTCTTGGTGCGCTTGAGCCGGAGAGTATGAACACGAATCTGGAGCTTGGGATCTCCTACCTGGACATGGGCATGTGGGATGATGCGATCGAGGAGTTCCGTCAGGCGCTCGACGATCCTCAAGCCGCTCCGGCTGCAATGCTGCACATGGCGACGTGTGAGCTTAGACGCGGTGATGCGGCGGCATCCGAGAACTTGCTCAAGATGTTGCTCACGCGCACAGATGTTCCAAACGAGATCGAAAACAAGGCCAATGAGGCTTTGGCGGCCATTGCGCGCCAACCGTAG
- a CDS encoding S9 family peptidase, which yields MSQVESAPKAKQVPHELEAHGEVRVDNYYWLNQKENPEVIAYLEAENTWAESKMAHTKELQESLFEEMVSRIKEDDESPPYFHGGYWYYSRTIKDKNYEVYCRKEKTLEASEQVLLDGNQMAEGKEYFALGAMEPSPDHRWLAYSTDYLGNERYTLRVRDLQTGKDTDTEVPDTYYSLAWANDNKTLFYTRVDEANRPYQVWKHVLGTDASADALIFEEDDDAFFLGVQRTRSGKYLVINLQSKVTTETWLLDANAPEGEFKLFSPRKQSVEYYVAHHEDSFYVMTNDGATNFKLMKTSENATEAANWTEVIAHNPEVTLSGIDTFKNFLVVTERRSGVNTLRVRNFASGEEKYVPFPEASYTVRTTNNEEYGTTTLRYAYASLTTPRSIFDYDMTTGETKLVKETEVPNYDRTEFESQRIYATAADGTKVPISIVYKKGALDNGPAPLFLTGYGSYGISYDPGFRSSRVALLERGIVFGIAHIRGGGDMGRMWYEDGKFDKKMNTFTDFISASEHLINQGITRTDILAIEGGSAGGLLMGAVLNMRPDLFGAAIASVPFVDVLTTILDPSLPLTVIEWEEWGNPAEKKYYDYIKSYSPYDNVKAQDYPAMLVTAGLNDPRVSYWEPAKWVAKLRTLKTDSNVLMLKTNMGAGHGGASGRYDYLKELAFEYAFVINQITQRTFDER from the coding sequence ATGTCTCAAGTCGAAAGCGCCCCGAAAGCAAAACAAGTCCCCCATGAACTCGAGGCACACGGCGAAGTACGCGTGGATAACTACTACTGGTTAAACCAGAAGGAGAATCCCGAGGTCATCGCCTATCTAGAAGCTGAGAACACGTGGGCAGAATCCAAAATGGCGCACACCAAGGAGCTCCAAGAGTCGCTCTTTGAAGAGATGGTCTCGCGAATCAAGGAGGACGATGAGTCGCCTCCGTATTTCCACGGTGGGTATTGGTACTACTCAAGAACCATCAAAGACAAGAATTACGAGGTTTATTGCCGCAAAGAGAAGACTCTCGAAGCCTCGGAGCAAGTTCTCTTGGACGGCAACCAAATGGCGGAGGGCAAGGAGTATTTTGCGCTCGGAGCCATGGAACCAAGCCCGGACCACCGATGGCTCGCCTACTCCACCGACTACCTTGGAAACGAGCGCTACACCCTGCGTGTTCGCGACTTGCAGACCGGCAAGGACACTGACACAGAAGTCCCAGATACTTATTATTCGCTCGCGTGGGCGAACGATAACAAGACTTTGTTTTACACCCGTGTGGACGAAGCCAACCGCCCGTATCAGGTCTGGAAACACGTGCTCGGCACCGACGCGTCTGCGGATGCGCTGATTTTTGAGGAGGACGATGATGCGTTCTTCCTCGGTGTTCAGCGCACACGAAGCGGAAAGTACCTGGTCATTAACCTGCAGAGCAAGGTGACGACCGAGACCTGGCTCTTGGATGCCAACGCGCCGGAAGGGGAGTTCAAGCTCTTTTCGCCGCGCAAGCAGTCGGTGGAGTATTATGTGGCTCATCACGAGGACTCGTTCTACGTGATGACCAATGATGGTGCGACGAACTTCAAGTTGATGAAGACCTCGGAGAACGCGACTGAGGCGGCCAACTGGACGGAAGTCATCGCGCACAATCCTGAGGTTACACTCTCCGGCATCGACACGTTCAAGAACTTCCTCGTGGTGACGGAGCGTCGCTCGGGCGTCAACACCCTGCGGGTCCGAAATTTCGCGAGTGGCGAAGAGAAGTACGTCCCGTTTCCCGAGGCGTCGTATACCGTTCGCACTACGAACAACGAGGAGTACGGGACAACGACACTTCGATACGCTTATGCCTCTTTGACCACGCCTCGAAGCATCTTTGACTACGACATGACGACCGGTGAAACCAAGCTCGTCAAAGAAACTGAGGTCCCGAACTACGACCGCACCGAGTTTGAGTCCCAACGAATCTACGCCACGGCAGCCGATGGCACCAAGGTTCCTATCTCGATCGTGTACAAGAAGGGCGCGCTCGATAACGGCCCGGCACCGCTATTCCTCACGGGGTACGGCTCCTACGGCATCAGCTACGACCCGGGCTTCAGGTCGAGCCGCGTGGCTCTCTTGGAGCGCGGAATCGTGTTCGGCATCGCACATATCCGCGGCGGGGGCGACATGGGACGGATGTGGTACGAGGACGGGAAATTCGACAAGAAGATGAACACGTTTACGGATTTCATCTCAGCCTCAGAACACCTTATCAATCAGGGCATCACACGCACAGATATCCTGGCGATTGAAGGCGGAAGTGCCGGCGGACTCCTGATGGGCGCGGTCTTGAACATGCGCCCGGACCTTTTCGGAGCAGCGATTGCGTCGGTTCCTTTTGTGGACGTGCTGACCACGATTTTGGACCCATCCTTGCCGCTCACAGTTATCGAGTGGGAGGAGTGGGGAAATCCGGCCGAGAAGAAGTATTACGACTACATCAAGTCGTATTCGCCTTACGATAACGTCAAGGCACAGGACTACCCGGCCATGCTCGTCACCGCCGGTCTGAACGATCCGCGCGTCTCGTATTGGGAGCCCGCGAAATGGGTCGCGAAGCTTCGTACGCTGAAGACGGATTCAAACGTCTTGATGCTCAAGACCAATATGGGTGCGGGGCATGGCGGGGCATCCGGGCGCTATGATTATCTCAAAGAGCTCGCGTTCGAGTACGCCTTTGTGATCAATCAGATTACTCAAAGAACCTTTGATGAGCGTTGA
- the dacB gene encoding D-alanyl-D-alanine carboxypeptidase/D-alanyl-D-alanine endopeptidase, protein MNKLLLVVFLFLAGPLAAQTSPAAINAELDKLLKNPELAQSTVGIMVQDLDSKEVLIERDADVLMNPASNTKLVTAAAALSILGPEHTIFSRVSYDGPRQGGAIKGDLWLKSDGDPFLHWDNLVSWAIDLREQGITKIEGKIMVDDLSFAPGFIPPAFDQKNEDAAYRAPIGAVSVSYNSVSVYITPSEAGKPANVRMVPPNDYVEIINDVRTQKGKRVSVSGVATEKDGRTLIRIRGVIGESATGPGVVRKRIDNPSLFAASAFMHALKSTGIEVSGEYGVGARPEGTTTLVLYESAPLWQHLASMNKWSNNFMAEMIFRQISGSDKASTEDARAKIDAFLTEVGLTPGWTAFNGSGLYDGNLFSARQINQILVHMDTHAFGPEFKMSLPIAGRDGTLKSRLEGSNTNTRVRGKTGTLNEVTALAGYITTKSGRRLAYTVIFNKTPVRAWTLRDEQDAIVSLFVGL, encoded by the coding sequence ATGAACAAGCTACTTCTAGTCGTATTTCTCTTTCTGGCCGGACCCCTCGCGGCCCAAACTTCACCCGCTGCCATCAACGCCGAGCTCGACAAACTCCTCAAGAACCCCGAGCTCGCCCAGTCCACAGTGGGTATCATGGTGCAAGACCTGGACTCGAAAGAGGTGCTCATTGAGAGGGATGCCGACGTCCTCATGAACCCGGCGAGCAACACAAAGCTCGTCACGGCCGCCGCAGCGCTCTCGATCCTTGGGCCCGAGCACACGATCTTCAGCCGCGTTTCGTACGATGGACCTCGTCAAGGAGGCGCGATCAAGGGCGACCTCTGGCTCAAGAGCGACGGTGACCCTTTCCTCCATTGGGACAACCTCGTCTCATGGGCCATCGATCTACGTGAACAGGGAATCACCAAGATCGAAGGCAAGATCATGGTCGATGACCTGAGCTTCGCGCCGGGCTTCATTCCCCCTGCATTCGACCAGAAGAACGAGGACGCAGCCTACCGTGCGCCCATCGGTGCCGTTTCGGTTTCGTACAACTCGGTTAGCGTCTACATCACCCCGTCTGAAGCCGGAAAGCCCGCAAACGTGCGCATGGTGCCGCCCAACGACTATGTGGAGATCATCAACGACGTGCGAACCCAAAAGGGAAAACGCGTCTCCGTCTCAGGCGTGGCAACCGAAAAAGATGGTCGCACCCTCATCCGAATCCGTGGCGTCATCGGCGAATCAGCGACCGGTCCTGGTGTAGTTCGGAAACGTATCGACAATCCCTCACTCTTTGCGGCGTCGGCGTTCATGCATGCGCTCAAGAGCACAGGCATCGAGGTAAGCGGAGAGTATGGCGTCGGGGCTCGTCCAGAGGGCACGACCACGCTCGTGCTCTACGAATCAGCACCACTCTGGCAGCACCTCGCGTCCATGAATAAGTGGTCGAACAACTTCATGGCCGAGATGATCTTCCGCCAGATTTCGGGCTCGGACAAAGCAAGTACCGAGGACGCCCGCGCAAAGATCGACGCGTTTTTGACTGAAGTCGGTCTCACCCCTGGGTGGACCGCGTTCAACGGCAGTGGCCTCTATGATGGAAACCTCTTCTCCGCCCGCCAAATCAACCAGATCCTGGTTCATATGGACACGCACGCTTTTGGTCCGGAATTCAAGATGAGTCTTCCTATCGCGGGGCGCGACGGTACCTTGAAGTCGCGACTCGAGGGCTCCAACACCAATACCCGTGTTCGTGGAAAGACCGGAACCCTCAACGAGGTCACGGCCTTGGCGGGCTACATCACCACGAAGTCTGGGCGAAGATTGGCTTACACTGTGATCTTCAACAAGACGCCGGTTCGCGCCTGGACGCTTCGGGACGAACAGGACGCCATCGTCTCCCTCTTTGTCGGGCTCTAA
- the odhB gene encoding 2-oxoglutarate dehydrogenase complex dihydrolipoyllysine-residue succinyltransferase: MSVTVAVPALGESVTEAIIAEWLKNVGEFIKQDEVLVELETDKITVSVPSPVSGIVKALKYEPDATVNVGDVLAEIEPAEEGSQPEAKAEAPKAEEAKSAEPKAEAPKSNGEAPHLSPAVARIVEERGIDASKVEGTGPGGRILKGDVLDHKPAQAKPTPAKAPDVGGDEPTERVKMSKLRQTVARRLVEAQQTAAMLTTFNEVDMTNVMELRKKYQDSFVKKNGFKLGFMSFFVKAAVEALKEYPAVNAEIDGDEIVFKNFYHVGVAVGGGKGLVVPVVRHADRLSFAEVESEISRLAKLAMDNRLSLEDLQGGTFTISNGGIYGSMLSTPILNPPQVGILGMHNIVERPVAINGKVEIRPIMYLALSYDHRIIDGKEAVSFLVRLKECIENPERILLEV, encoded by the coding sequence ATGAGTGTCACAGTTGCGGTTCCTGCCCTTGGAGAATCGGTCACTGAAGCCATCATCGCTGAATGGTTGAAGAATGTTGGGGAATTCATCAAGCAAGACGAGGTTCTCGTTGAGCTTGAGACGGATAAGATTACGGTGTCGGTGCCATCGCCGGTCAGCGGAATCGTCAAGGCGTTAAAGTACGAGCCAGACGCCACGGTCAACGTGGGTGACGTTTTGGCTGAGATCGAGCCCGCCGAAGAAGGCAGCCAGCCAGAGGCGAAGGCTGAAGCTCCGAAAGCCGAAGAAGCCAAGAGCGCGGAGCCCAAAGCTGAGGCTCCGAAGTCGAATGGCGAGGCCCCACATTTGAGCCCTGCAGTGGCGCGAATTGTGGAGGAGCGAGGCATCGACGCGAGCAAGGTCGAAGGTACTGGTCCTGGCGGGCGAATTCTTAAGGGCGATGTACTCGATCATAAACCTGCGCAAGCGAAGCCTACACCGGCCAAAGCCCCTGATGTGGGTGGTGATGAGCCGACCGAGCGCGTTAAGATGTCGAAGCTTCGCCAGACGGTGGCTCGACGCCTTGTTGAAGCGCAACAAACGGCGGCGATGCTCACGACCTTCAATGAAGTCGACATGACGAACGTGATGGAGCTTCGCAAGAAGTACCAGGATTCGTTCGTCAAGAAGAACGGCTTTAAGCTCGGGTTCATGTCCTTCTTTGTGAAGGCCGCTGTGGAGGCTCTGAAAGAGTATCCTGCGGTTAATGCTGAGATCGACGGTGACGAGATCGTCTTCAAGAATTTCTACCATGTCGGCGTTGCCGTAGGCGGTGGCAAAGGTCTTGTGGTGCCGGTGGTACGTCACGCGGACCGTTTGAGTTTTGCGGAGGTTGAGTCTGAGATTTCACGACTTGCGAAGCTCGCGATGGACAATCGCCTGAGCCTCGAGGACCTTCAGGGCGGCACGTTCACAATTTCGAACGGCGGGATTTATGGATCCATGCTATCGACCCCGATTCTGAACCCACCACAGGTGGGAATTTTGGGGATGCACAACATTGTTGAGCGTCCGGTTGCCATCAATGGAAAGGTCGAAATCCGGCCAATCATGTACCTGGCATTGAGTTACGACCACCGAATCATCGACGGTAAAGAAGCCGTTTCGTTCCTGGTTCGGTTGAAGGAATGTATTGAGAACCCCGAGCGAATCCTGCTCGAGGTGTGA
- the rpsU gene encoding 30S ribosomal protein S21 codes for MAERRKSKQDELGPVEVPVIDNNVGRAINQLKRVIGREGLNRELKRRRFYEKPSVAKRRKSIEAERRRRKDERRSRQSDF; via the coding sequence TTGGCAGAACGAAGAAAATCAAAACAAGACGAACTTGGACCCGTAGAAGTGCCTGTGATCGACAATAACGTCGGCCGCGCAATCAACCAGCTCAAGAGAGTTATCGGACGCGAAGGCCTTAATCGTGAGCTCAAGAGGCGACGATTCTACGAGAAGCCGAGCGTAGCAAAGCGAAGAAAGTCAATTGAGGCCGAACGTCGTCGTCGTAAGGACGAGCGCCGAAGCCGTCAAAGCGACTTCTAA
- a CDS encoding gluconate 2-dehydrogenase subunit 3 family protein — protein MKRRTFLRWGIACGAIALGGLALSWPIIGDFPRMWDEAPGAGFKVLTDEEALITRALAGGIFPGDQTMPSGENLGLDHFFDEYLAVIPRQTATLLRILIRSIDRMAMYDFGGRLHTRNILERVEVVEAWDQSSSGIRRTIFQSIKVLLAMGYFEHPDVLRAAGIEYECGGMG, from the coding sequence ATGAAACGCAGGACGTTCTTACGCTGGGGGATCGCATGTGGTGCCATCGCATTGGGTGGTTTGGCACTCTCATGGCCCATCATCGGCGATTTCCCACGTATGTGGGATGAAGCACCGGGGGCAGGCTTTAAGGTGCTGACCGACGAAGAAGCCTTGATCACCCGTGCGCTTGCAGGCGGCATCTTCCCTGGTGATCAAACCATGCCTTCAGGGGAGAATCTGGGGCTAGACCATTTCTTCGACGAATATCTGGCGGTCATCCCACGACAAACAGCCACGCTCTTGCGGATCTTGATCCGAAGCATCGACCGCATGGCTATGTACGATTTTGGTGGCAGGCTCCACACCCGCAATATCCTTGAGCGCGTCGAGGTTGTGGAGGCGTGGGACCAGAGCTCGTCCGGCATCAGGCGCACCATCTTCCAATCTATCAAAGTCCTCCTTGCGATGGGCTATTTTGAACATCCCGATGTGCTAAGAGCGGCCGGCATCGAGTATGAGTGCGGAGGCATGGGATGA
- a CDS encoding GMC family oxidoreductase has translation MNPINFEAQNYLGTKIQTAKTWGAKPLNLKVDVVIVGAGPGGLTTAAVLGEAGLSVVVVEAGHFWPKGSFNRRQSWALKNLYQDRGTRIMHGNAFVPLASGAGVGGGTLVNSGISFRTPDRILDAWEAQGLEHWRDRDTLYTEVEQMIGVQPTRAAVAGKNSEIARRGFSKMPGVKHDYMPRNTPGCVGCGTCQTGCPSNGKASSDVNWLPRALKTDVRIFADARVDEIQVQNKRAVGVSGQIVHPETGENSAFEIKADKVILAAGAVNTPLLLLRQGLANSSDQVGRNLFVHPGCGALGVFKEEINIFSGASQGYYAEHPTDPDVLGETFSAPPEAFFSQVGRAGPESANFLAQMRHMASCGFLIRDESGGRVSLDGSGGLKLTYNFKDKDLRKFVRGAKFVTEMFFLAGSREVRPLLRGGKFFSSWNEARQWISGASIGDFMLYASHPMGTCRMGADPKRSVVRPDGRTHDIEGLYITDSSLHPSALGVNPQMTIMAHSLALGRKIASS, from the coding sequence ATGAATCCGATCAACTTTGAAGCTCAGAACTACCTTGGGACCAAGATCCAAACGGCGAAGACGTGGGGCGCAAAACCGCTGAACCTCAAGGTGGACGTGGTGATCGTTGGGGCGGGGCCTGGCGGGCTAACCACTGCAGCAGTTCTTGGAGAAGCTGGATTGAGTGTGGTGGTGGTTGAGGCGGGGCACTTTTGGCCGAAGGGCTCGTTTAATCGGCGCCAGTCTTGGGCCCTGAAAAACCTCTATCAAGATCGCGGGACCCGCATCATGCATGGAAACGCCTTTGTTCCGCTGGCGAGTGGCGCGGGAGTTGGGGGCGGGACGCTTGTAAATTCAGGGATTTCATTTCGCACGCCGGACCGAATTCTGGACGCGTGGGAGGCTCAGGGGCTTGAGCATTGGCGCGATCGCGATACCTTATACACCGAGGTCGAGCAAATGATCGGCGTGCAGCCCACACGGGCCGCGGTTGCCGGCAAGAACTCGGAGATCGCGCGCCGCGGGTTCTCCAAGATGCCGGGCGTCAAGCACGACTATATGCCGCGAAACACCCCTGGCTGCGTGGGTTGTGGCACGTGTCAGACAGGCTGCCCATCCAATGGCAAGGCGTCGTCGGACGTCAACTGGCTGCCACGCGCGCTCAAGACCGACGTGAGAATCTTTGCCGATGCGCGGGTGGACGAGATTCAGGTTCAAAACAAGCGCGCCGTCGGTGTGTCCGGGCAGATTGTGCACCCCGAGACGGGCGAGAATTCGGCGTTTGAGATCAAGGCAGACAAGGTGATTTTGGCTGCCGGTGCCGTGAACACCCCGCTCTTGCTATTGCGTCAGGGGCTCGCAAACTCCAGTGATCAGGTGGGTCGAAACCTCTTTGTGCATCCAGGATGCGGTGCGCTTGGCGTCTTCAAAGAGGAGATCAATATCTTCAGCGGCGCGTCCCAGGGCTACTATGCCGAACATCCGACCGACCCAGATGTGCTGGGTGAGACTTTCTCAGCGCCTCCTGAGGCGTTTTTCTCCCAGGTTGGGCGCGCGGGCCCGGAGTCGGCGAACTTTCTCGCCCAGATGCGCCATATGGCGTCGTGTGGGTTCTTGATCCGAGATGAGTCGGGCGGGCGTGTGAGCCTGGACGGATCTGGCGGCCTGAAGTTGACGTACAATTTCAAAGACAAGGATTTGCGGAAGTTCGTGCGCGGCGCGAAGTTCGTGACCGAAATGTTCTTCCTTGCGGGGTCCCGTGAGGTTCGGCCATTGCTGCGGGGCGGCAAGTTCTTTTCGAGCTGGAACGAGGCGCGGCAGTGGATCAGCGGCGCGAGCATTGGTGATTTTATGCTCTATGCGTCGCACCCGATGGGGACGTGCCGAATGGGGGCTGACCCGAAACGCTCGGTGGTGCGGCCTGATGGGCGAACCCACGATATTGAGGGGCTTTATATCACGGACTCGAGCCTTCATCCGAGCGCGCTCGGTGTGAATCCGCAGATGACGATCATGGCGCACTCTCTGGCGCTCGGCAGAAAAATCGCAAGTTCTTAG